The sequence below is a genomic window from Bacillota bacterium.
AGCAGCATCCATTATAAACATTCTGGTGTTGAACCTGAGAGACGGTAATTTTGGTATGGCTTCTGCAGTTGGTTGGTTACTATTTTTAACTATTTTTATTATTACCATGATGCAGTTAAAATTATTTAAGGAGGCGAACTAGTTGTATGATTGGATATAAAACTATAAAAACTACATTACTCCATCTCATAATGATCATGGTAGTCTTTATCTGCCTTTATCCGTTGTTTATCATGGTTGCAGGATCATTCAAATCAGCGGGGGAACTGGCGTCTAATCCTGCAGGCTTTCCTTCGGTTGTAAGTTTCATCAATTACACCAGGCTCATGAATTTTAATGCGGGGATTATTACAAGAACTTTTTTTAATTCCATATATATATCATGCACATACACCTTGATTTCGCTGCTTTTGTCTTCTTTGGCAGCCTTTGCATTTGCCAAATATGAATTCAGGCTAAAAGAAGCCATTTTCATAGGGATACTGATAACCATGATGATTCCAGGCGAGCTTTTGATGCCTCCGTTATACCTGATGTTCTCAAAAATCAGATGGTTGAACACGTACAAGGTACTGATACTGCCGGGAACTGCCAATGTGTTTGCACTTTTTATGCTCAGGCAATATATATCCCAGATTCCCAACTCATTGCTTGAGGCGGCAAGGATGGACGGAGCCGGACATCTGTGCTTGTATAAAAACATTATTGTTCCCGTTGCTTCACCTGCTCTTGGCGCACTTGCCATATTGGTTTTCCTGGGTAAATGGAATGATTACCTGTATCCTAAAATCATGATTATGAATGAAAAGTATTTGCCCATAATGGTAATGCTTCCGATTTTAAGCGAGAAACACTCAATATTCTCCATCCCTTGGGAGCTTGTACTTACCGGGTGTGTGATCGTGACAACTCCTTTAATTGTGATTTTCCTTCTTTTCCAGGAAAAGTTCATGTCTAGTGTGGCCATTGGTGCTGTAAAAGAGTAATTGAATAAGAAAAACTTTATACATTAACTTGTTTGGGAGGTAAATTATGGAGAGATTGCGTTTGGG
It includes:
- a CDS encoding carbohydrate ABC transporter permease, whose amino-acid sequence is MIGYKTIKTTLLHLIMIMVVFICLYPLFIMVAGSFKSAGELASNPAGFPSVVSFINYTRLMNFNAGIITRTFFNSIYISCTYTLISLLLSSLAAFAFAKYEFRLKEAIFIGILITMMIPGELLMPPLYLMFSKIRWLNTYKVLILPGTANVFALFMLRQYISQIPNSLLEAARMDGAGHLCLYKNIIVPVASPALGALAILVFLGKWNDYLYPKIMIMNEKYLPIMVMLPILSEKHSIFSIPWELVLTGCVIVTTPLIVIFLLFQEKFMSSVAIGAVKE